Genomic window (Bradyrhizobium sp. 186):
GCTCCACCGCACGGGGCGACAGGATCAGCATGCCGTGGGCGGCCTCGCCGCCGAGCGCCTTCTGCCAGGAGAAGGTGACGACGTCGAGCTTGGCCCAGTCGAGGGCTTGCGCGAACGCCGCCGAGGTGGCGTCACAAATGGTCAGGCCTTCGCGAGTCGCGCTGATCCAGTCGGCGTTCGGCACGCGCACACCGGAGGTGGTGCCGTTCCAGGTGAAGACGACGTCACTGTTCTGATCGACCTTGGAAAGATCCGGAATTTCACCATAGGCGGCGTTGAGCTTGGTGACGTCCTTGAGCTTCAATTCCTTGACGATATCGCTGACCCAGCCTTCGCCGAAGGATTCCCAGGCGAGCGTGGTGACGGGCCGCGCGCCCAGCATCGACCACAGCGCCATCTCGACCGCGCCGGTATCGGAGGCCGGCACGATGCCGATGCGGTAATCGGCGGGCACCTCGAGCACTTCGCGCGTCAAATCGATCGCAAGCTTGAGCTTGGTCTTGCCGACTTTCGCGCGATGCGAACGGCCGAGCGCTGCGTCCTTGAGATTTTGGGCGTTCCAACCGGGGCGTTTGGCGCAGGGGCCGGAGGAAAAATGCGGCACGTTCGGCCGCGAGGCGGGCTTCGCTACAGTCATAATCTACCCTTCCAGATAGTGAGCCTCCCGTTGGGGGGAGGTGTCCCGCCGCGGCTGATACGGGAAACGGGTAGACCAGTCAAGGAAGTTCCGGCACCTCTCGGTCGGGAGATGGCGCCTCCGGTGCGAGATCCGGGGATTCCACTGCGGCGAGCGCGTTCAGCAGGTCCGTCGCCTCGCTGATCAATTGCGCGGCGCGGCGGCGGCTGCCGACTTTCAAAATGCACTTGTCATTGGCCTGCACAACGTAGTCGTTGCCGACCTTGATCATCGAATAGCTTGTCATCGAAATCCCCGAACCGACCGAGCTCGGTGTCCGACGCTCCCGTAGCACCGTTCGTTCCTGGAACAACGTGAACGACGGCTGGGTAGTTTACCGGCTCTTAATATGAACGAATGCGCGATCTGAATTTGCTGATCGCGCAACGGCCGCGACGAGCTGCCTCAAAAGCGGACAGTCATGCCGACATGACTCGCTGCAAATCCAAGCCGCTTGTAGAAGCGCTGCGCATCGACGCGGCTCGCATGCGTCAGCAATTCGACCAGATT
Coding sequences:
- a CDS encoding phosphoserine transaminase — protein: MTVAKPASRPNVPHFSSGPCAKRPGWNAQNLKDAALGRSHRAKVGKTKLKLAIDLTREVLEVPADYRIGIVPASDTGAVEMALWSMLGARPVTTLAWESFGEGWVSDIVKELKLKDVTKLNAAYGEIPDLSKVDQNSDVVFTWNGTTSGVRVPNADWISATREGLTICDATSAAFAQALDWAKLDVVTFSWQKALGGEAAHGMLILSPRAVERLETYKPAWPLPKIFRMTKGGKINEGIFVGETINTPSMLCVEDYLDALNWAKSIGGLKALIARADANTKVLADWKAKTPWIDFLAKDASIRSNTSVCLKFTDPTITSLSVDAQADFCKKLVALVEKEGAGFDFAYYRDAPAGLRIWCGATVEAKDVELLTQWIDWAFAETKAVLPKAA